Proteins encoded by one window of Deinococcus aerophilus:
- a CDS encoding ArsR/SmtB family transcription factor, translating into MTAAPKAGGRAEVHGSGVHGVGVRGSGLHGLQAAVFRALGDPHRLRALHFLATAEPSRCASGEGVCACDLVAHLGLSQPTVSHHMRVLVTCGLVDARKRGRWTHYTVCPAGLEAGRAALNGLLGASDSSGPPAAGRMGRAGPDTDRSRSC; encoded by the coding sequence ATGACCGCGGCCCCTAAGGCGGGGGGCCGCGCGGAGGTACACGGGTCTGGGGTGCACGGGGTTGGAGTTCGGGGGTCTGGGCTCCACGGACTGCAGGCCGCCGTATTCCGTGCGCTGGGGGACCCCCACCGCCTGCGGGCGCTGCACTTTCTGGCGACCGCCGAACCGTCGCGCTGTGCGAGTGGGGAGGGCGTGTGCGCCTGTGATCTGGTGGCGCACCTGGGCCTCTCGCAGCCCACCGTCAGCCACCACATGCGCGTGCTGGTGACGTGCGGACTGGTAGACGCCCGGAAGCGGGGCCGCTGGACCCATTACACCGTGTGTCCGGCGGGCCTGGAGGCGGGGCGGGCGGCGCTGAACGGGCTGCTGGGGGCGTCTGATTCTTCCGGTCCACCGGCCGCCGGGAGGATGGGCCGGGCCGGGCCGGACACCGACCGGTCCAGGTCCTGCTGA
- a CDS encoding M16 family metallopeptidase, protein MPVGLPPSQVSSSCFLWTLPGGLRVAFERRAGPGFAFDLRLPHGSAHDPRGQEGAAGMLEEWLFKGAAGRSARALQDAFDDLGVRRSGGVGPEATRLGASGLKDDLGAALALVADVLLRPTLPEAELPVLKDLARQDLEALEDSPADRLALGAREAAFARPAGSVLAGFAHPASGTLQGLAALTAAGLRAHLEGYGQAGSVLGLVADLEPEAALDLAVGALGGLRSGSCPQVEAVFQPRVRVHLADADAEQTHLSLTAPGVAPTDPRWLPWQVALSALSGGSASRLFHAVREERGLAYAVSASPVMLGGRGFLTAYAGSTPARAPETLQVMLAELARLPRGLSAEEFRRARAGLSASVVFGAESARARAHALTRDVAVFGHVRPLTELRCRLAALTLEGINGFLEDYDPASALTTVTLGPEDV, encoded by the coding sequence ATGCCGGTTGGCCTTCCTCCTTCCCAAGTCTCCTCTTCCTGCTTCCTGTGGACCCTGCCCGGGGGGCTGCGGGTGGCCTTTGAACGCCGGGCGGGGCCGGGCTTCGCCTTCGACCTGCGCCTGCCCCACGGCAGCGCCCACGATCCCCGCGGGCAGGAGGGCGCGGCGGGCATGCTGGAGGAATGGCTGTTCAAGGGTGCGGCCGGACGGAGTGCCCGGGCGTTGCAGGACGCCTTTGATGACCTGGGGGTGCGCCGGAGCGGCGGTGTAGGCCCCGAGGCGACCCGGCTGGGAGCCAGCGGCCTGAAGGATGACCTGGGCGCGGCGCTGGCCCTGGTGGCGGACGTGCTGCTGCGGCCTACCCTGCCCGAGGCCGAACTGCCGGTGCTGAAGGACCTGGCCCGCCAGGACCTGGAAGCGCTGGAAGACAGCCCCGCCGACCGGCTGGCGCTGGGAGCCCGCGAGGCGGCCTTTGCGCGTCCCGCCGGGTCGGTTCTCGCCGGATTCGCTCACCCGGCGAGCGGCACGCTGCAGGGGCTCGCGGCCCTGACGGCGGCGGGCCTGCGCGCCCATCTGGAGGGCTACGGCCAGGCCGGCAGCGTGCTGGGGCTGGTGGCCGATCTGGAACCGGAGGCGGCGCTGGACCTCGCCGTGGGCGCTCTGGGTGGGCTGCGCTCCGGGAGTTGTCCCCAGGTAGAGGCGGTGTTCCAGCCCCGCGTGCGGGTCCACCTGGCCGATGCGGACGCCGAACAGACGCACCTGAGCCTGACCGCTCCGGGCGTTGCGCCCACCGACCCGCGCTGGCTGCCGTGGCAGGTGGCCCTGAGCGCCCTCTCGGGCGGCAGCGCCAGCCGGCTGTTTCACGCCGTGCGCGAGGAGCGTGGACTGGCCTACGCGGTCAGCGCCTCGCCGGTGATGCTGGGTGGGCGCGGCTTTCTGACGGCCTATGCCGGCAGCACGCCCGCCCGCGCCCCCGAGACGCTGCAGGTCATGCTCGCCGAACTGGCCCGCCTGCCGCGTGGCCTGAGCGCCGAGGAGTTCCGGCGTGCCCGCGCGGGCCTGAGTGCGAGCGTGGTCTTCGGGGCCGAGTCGGCCCGCGCCCGCGCCCACGCCCTGACCCGCGACGTGGCCGTGTTCGGGCATGTGCGTCCGCTCACCGAGTTGAGGTGCCGTCTGGCGGCCTTAACGCTGGAGGGCATCAACGGATTTCTGGAAGACTACGATCCGGCGTCGGCCCTCACCACCGTGACCCTGGGGCCTGAGGATGTCTGA
- a CDS encoding M16 family metallopeptidase: MVSGPLRHHLVNGLTLLLAPDPHAQTVAAGYFVNTGARDERAHEMGVSHFLEHLMFKGSERLPAGVLNGRLDDLGGQSNAFTGEEATVYHAACLPEQTAELLDTLTELMRPALRPEDLEAERGVILEEIAMYADQPGVRVIDEVRADYWGGHPLGHLILGTVQTVGALTRDALVRNHRERYGADRVTLALTGAFDAQAVLDWAQLHLTGWPAAASPALEAPPVPVHPGHTRVVHDPELARVQVAAAAPGLPVTHPLREAAGVLADLIGGENGALYWALLDTGLADSADLAHLEYRDAGSFEGGFSCDPARTQDVLNTFRTVLRNAESLITDVAVRRAARKLAVSTLLRAETPEGQLFALGMEHLATGRAVTTEELVDRCARVSAEDVREVLRLCPLDRLTVVALGPLEKLV; encoded by the coding sequence ATGGTGTCCGGGCCGCTGCGCCACCACCTTGTCAACGGCCTCACGCTGCTGCTGGCCCCCGATCCACACGCGCAGACCGTGGCCGCCGGGTACTTCGTGAACACCGGGGCGCGCGACGAGCGGGCACACGAGATGGGCGTCAGTCATTTTCTCGAACACCTGATGTTCAAGGGGTCCGAGCGGCTGCCGGCCGGAGTGCTGAACGGGCGCCTGGACGATCTGGGCGGGCAGTCCAACGCCTTTACCGGCGAGGAGGCCACCGTTTACCACGCCGCGTGCCTGCCCGAGCAGACGGCCGAACTGCTCGACACCCTGACCGAGCTGATGCGCCCGGCGCTGCGCCCCGAGGACCTGGAAGCCGAGCGCGGCGTGATTCTGGAAGAGATTGCCATGTATGCCGACCAGCCCGGTGTGCGCGTCATCGACGAGGTGCGGGCAGATTACTGGGGAGGCCACCCGCTGGGACACCTGATTCTGGGGACGGTCCAGACAGTGGGGGCCCTGACCCGCGACGCCCTGGTCCGCAACCACCGCGAACGCTACGGTGCCGACCGCGTCACGCTGGCATTGACCGGGGCCTTTGACGCACAGGCGGTGCTGGACTGGGCGCAGCTTCACCTGACAGGGTGGCCGGCTGCGGCTTCGCCCGCTCTGGAAGCCCCACCCGTTCCCGTGCATCCGGGGCACACGCGCGTCGTCCATGATCCCGAGCTGGCACGCGTGCAGGTGGCGGCGGCGGCTCCCGGCCTGCCGGTGACCCATCCGCTGCGCGAGGCGGCGGGCGTGCTGGCCGACCTGATCGGCGGCGAGAACGGCGCGCTGTACTGGGCGTTGCTGGATACCGGGCTGGCCGACAGCGCCGATCTGGCGCACCTGGAATACCGCGACGCCGGAAGCTTCGAGGGAGGATTCTCGTGCGATCCGGCCCGGACCCAGGACGTGCTGAACACGTTCCGGACGGTCCTGCGAAACGCCGAAAGCCTGATCACGGACGTGGCCGTGCGCCGCGCCGCCCGCAAGCTCGCTGTCTCCACGCTGCTGCGGGCCGAGACCCCGGAGGGTCAGCTGTTTGCGCTGGGGATGGAACATCTGGCGACCGGGCGGGCCGTGACCACCGAGGAACTGGTGGACCGCTGTGCCCGGGTCAGTGCCGAGGACGTGCGCGAGGTGCTGCGTCTGTGTCCGCTGGACCGCCTGACCGTGGTGGCCCTGGGACCGCTGGAGAAGCTGGTTTAG
- a CDS encoding menaquinone biosynthetic enzyme MqnA/MqnD family protein has product MTYRAGWIHFTNVAPILDSLVLPPQVSAITGVPTQMNAALLSGQVDIANISAVEFIRNADTLEALPDFSVAVLGPVYSVNLFHTRPLQELRRIALTAQSAMSVALLEVLLRGRGLSPALERAEGEAEDLLNSGYDGVLRIGDSALREWYRVVGPLTPERTMTMLPDSGRGITVTDLAEEWFRLTGHPFTFAVWAYRKDRPPPAALIQAMRVARRDGIGHLAEVAQRHAARLGLPERVVQHYLWNFRYHLEAPDRLGLEEFAAKAVPGHAPLRFGERPAR; this is encoded by the coding sequence ATGACCTACCGCGCCGGCTGGATTCATTTCACCAATGTTGCGCCGATTCTCGATTCGCTGGTGTTGCCCCCGCAAGTCAGCGCCATCACGGGAGTGCCGACCCAGATGAACGCCGCGCTGCTGTCGGGGCAGGTGGACATCGCCAACATCAGCGCGGTGGAATTTATCCGCAACGCCGATACGCTGGAGGCCCTGCCGGATTTCAGCGTGGCCGTGCTGGGGCCGGTGTACTCGGTCAATCTGTTTCATACGCGCCCCCTGCAGGAACTGCGCCGCATTGCCCTGACCGCGCAGTCGGCCATGAGCGTGGCCCTGCTGGAGGTGCTGCTGCGCGGGCGCGGCCTGTCTCCCGCCCTGGAACGCGCCGAGGGCGAGGCCGAGGACCTGCTGAACAGCGGATACGACGGGGTCCTGAGAATCGGGGACAGCGCCCTGCGCGAGTGGTACCGGGTGGTGGGGCCGCTGACCCCCGAGCGCACCATGACCATGCTGCCGGACAGCGGGCGCGGCATCACCGTGACCGACCTGGCCGAGGAGTGGTTTCGGCTGACCGGCCATCCCTTTACCTTCGCCGTGTGGGCCTACCGCAAGGACCGGCCCCCGCCCGCCGCCCTGATCCAGGCCATGCGGGTTGCCCGCCGCGACGGAATCGGCCACCTGGCAGAAGTGGCACAGCGGCACGCCGCCCGCCTGGGCCTGCCCGAACGGGTGGTGCAGCACTATCTGTGGAACTTCCGCTATCACTTAGAAGCTCCCGACCGCCTGGGCCTCGAAGAATTTGCCGCCAAGGCAGTGCCCGGCCACGCCCCGCTGCGTTTTGGAGAGCGGCCCGCCCGCTAG
- a CDS encoding nuclear transport factor 2 family protein: MTSPSDLNAVLLLDDRWNAAYHWRDPARMAEVLADDWMAFFPDGQVVFKRDLLEGMAHNPPATLVFERHASRVFGDTAVTRGTLYADGERVQSFLRVYARRSDVWAAVSVQVVP, encoded by the coding sequence GTGACGTCGCCGAGTGACCTGAATGCCGTGCTGCTGCTTGACGACCGCTGGAACGCCGCGTACCACTGGCGCGACCCTGCCAGAATGGCGGAGGTGCTCGCGGACGACTGGATGGCCTTTTTCCCGGACGGACAGGTGGTGTTCAAGCGCGACCTGCTGGAGGGCATGGCCCACAATCCTCCCGCCACCCTGGTGTTCGAACGCCACGCCTCACGCGTGTTCGGAGACACGGCGGTGACGCGCGGCACGCTGTATGCCGACGGCGAACGGGTGCAGAGCTTTCTGCGGGTCTATGCGCGGCGCAGCGATGTCTGGGCAGCGGTCAGCGTGCAGGTGGTGCCGTGA
- the mqnE gene encoding aminofutalosine synthase MqnE has translation MKWLRDQTLAPIVEKVEAGERLTFEDGLRLFHTRDLNALMRLANLRKERLHGDKVYFVHSMRLEFTNICYVGCTFCAFAAHKNEDRAWDYSPEEVVEQVHRRYLPGITELHMSSGHHPNHRWEYYPAMVRKLREAFPDLQVKAFTAAEIEHLSKISKKPTLEVLRELQDAGLSAMPGGGAEIFADRVRRQVAKNKVRADKWLQIHHEAHSLGMRTNATMLYGHIETLEERLDHMDRLRQLQDDSVARFGGGFHAFIPLAFQPLGNTLAQNLGKTDFTTGLDDLRNLAVARIYLDNFPHIKGYWVMIGSELTQVSLDWGVSDIDGTIQEEHIAHAAGATSPMALSEAGMIRMIQHAGRTPVLRDAYYNELQTFAPRETEAAD, from the coding sequence ATGAAATGGCTCCGTGACCAGACCCTCGCTCCCATTGTGGAGAAGGTGGAGGCGGGCGAGCGGCTGACCTTTGAAGACGGCCTGCGCCTGTTCCACACCCGTGACCTGAATGCGCTGATGCGGCTGGCAAATCTGCGCAAGGAGCGGCTGCACGGCGACAAGGTCTATTTCGTTCACTCGATGCGGCTGGAATTTACCAACATCTGTTACGTGGGCTGCACCTTCTGCGCCTTCGCGGCCCACAAGAACGAGGACCGCGCCTGGGACTACAGCCCCGAGGAGGTGGTGGAGCAGGTTCACCGCCGCTACCTGCCCGGCATCACCGAGCTGCACATGAGCAGCGGCCACCACCCCAACCACCGGTGGGAGTACTACCCCGCCATGGTCCGGAAGCTGCGAGAGGCGTTCCCGGACCTTCAGGTCAAGGCCTTTACCGCCGCCGAGATCGAGCATCTCAGCAAGATCAGCAAGAAACCCACCCTGGAGGTTCTGCGCGAGCTGCAGGACGCGGGCCTGAGCGCCATGCCCGGCGGCGGCGCGGAGATCTTTGCCGACCGCGTGCGCCGGCAGGTGGCGAAGAACAAGGTCAGGGCCGACAAGTGGCTGCAGATTCACCACGAGGCCCACAGCCTGGGCATGCGGACCAACGCGACCATGCTCTACGGCCACATCGAGACGCTGGAGGAGCGGCTGGACCACATGGACCGCCTGAGACAGCTTCAGGACGACAGTGTGGCCCGCTTTGGGGGCGGCTTCCACGCCTTCATTCCGCTGGCCTTTCAGCCGCTGGGCAACACCCTCGCCCAGAACCTGGGCAAGACCGACTTCACCACCGGCCTGGACGACCTGCGCAACCTCGCGGTGGCGCGCATCTACCTGGACAATTTTCCTCATATCAAGGGCTACTGGGTAATGATCGGCTCGGAACTCACGCAGGTCAGCCTGGACTGGGGCGTGTCCGACATCGACGGCACCATTCAGGAGGAGCACATTGCCCACGCGGCGGGCGCGACCAGCCCCATGGCGCTGTCCGAGGCGGGCATGATCCGCATGATCCAGCACGCGGGCCGCACCCCGGTCCTGCGTGATGCGTACTACAACGAGCTGCAGACCTTCGCCCCCCGCGAGACGGAGGCCGCCGATTGA
- a CDS encoding DUF3006 domain-containing protein, translated as MKNASHQHDPPAERWTVDGIEDSPDGPLARLEREDGTTFDLPLRNLPAGVREGDLLDLQDGPDGVSARILDRETRERRAAMQARLDALNSADDGAADDGEITV; from the coding sequence GTGAAGAACGCGTCACATCAGCACGACCCGCCCGCCGAGCGCTGGACGGTGGACGGCATTGAGGACAGTCCGGACGGCCCGCTGGCCCGTCTGGAACGTGAGGACGGCACCACCTTCGATCTGCCGCTGCGGAACTTGCCCGCAGGGGTGCGGGAGGGCGACCTGCTGGACCTTCAGGACGGCCCGGACGGCGTGAGCGCCCGCATTCTGGACCGGGAAACCCGGGAGCGCCGGGCAGCCATGCAGGCCCGCCTGGACGCCCTGAACAGCGCCGATGACGGTGCGGCGGACGATGGGGAGATCACGGTATGA
- a CDS encoding ComEC/Rec2 family competence protein codes for MSSQPPGKRPPRKTPASGKKAAPSKKAGSSKKANAAAPGPKAARKTASARAGTARRKTPRPGKKRGPSSADLAALVVLGLTAALAACNGMTGKGQDREQASTLPEGQVTVRFLDVGQGDAVLVRSPEGKTLLIDGGRSTVRMEEHMKTYGIDKIDVMVATHADADHIAGLVSAADAKPTLFINNGLAGTTKTWERLVAALQDQKTTFRKASNQVINLGSVKVRVLAPPTGMGKDQNDNSVGIALQFGDFRALMTGDSELKETAAWLEQDRDELQGPFQVSKSIHHGAANGDTPAWLAVVRPENMVISVGDNNYGHPTRTALDLYKQNGIRVYRTDENGTVTFTGNADGTYTVNTQR; via the coding sequence ATGAGCTCCCAGCCTCCCGGCAAGCGGCCCCCCCGCAAGACACCGGCCTCCGGCAAAAAGGCGGCCCCCAGCAAGAAGGCCGGGTCCAGCAAGAAGGCGAACGCGGCGGCTCCAGGCCCGAAGGCCGCCCGGAAAACGGCGTCGGCCAGGGCGGGGACGGCCCGCCGAAAGACGCCCCGCCCGGGCAAGAAGCGTGGCCCGAGCAGTGCGGACCTCGCGGCCCTGGTCGTGCTGGGCCTGACCGCCGCGCTCGCGGCCTGCAACGGCATGACCGGCAAGGGTCAAGACAGGGAGCAGGCGAGCACGCTGCCCGAGGGTCAGGTCACGGTGCGCTTTCTGGACGTGGGCCAGGGTGACGCCGTGCTGGTGCGCAGCCCCGAGGGCAAGACCCTGCTCATTGACGGCGGACGCAGCACGGTGCGTATGGAAGAACACATGAAGACCTATGGCATCGACAAGATCGACGTGATGGTCGCCACCCACGCAGATGCCGACCACATCGCGGGTCTGGTGAGCGCCGCCGACGCGAAGCCCACGCTGTTCATCAACAACGGGCTGGCCGGCACCACTAAGACCTGGGAACGGCTGGTTGCGGCCCTGCAGGACCAGAAGACCACCTTCAGGAAGGCGAGCAATCAGGTCATCAACCTGGGCAGCGTCAAGGTCCGGGTGCTCGCGCCGCCGACAGGCATGGGCAAGGACCAGAACGACAACAGCGTCGGCATCGCCCTGCAGTTCGGGGACTTCCGCGCCCTGATGACCGGCGACAGCGAGCTCAAGGAGACGGCGGCGTGGCTGGAACAGGACCGCGACGAGTTGCAGGGACCGTTCCAGGTTTCCAAAAGCATCCACCACGGAGCGGCCAATGGCGACACCCCGGCGTGGCTGGCCGTCGTGAGGCCGGAAAACATGGTGATCAGTGTGGGGGACAACAACTACGGCCATCCCACCAGGACGGCGCTGGACCTGTACAAGCAAAATGGCATTCGCGTCTACCGTACCGACGAGAACGGCACGGTGACCTTTACGGGCAATGCGGACGGCACATACACCGTGAACACCCAGCGGTAG
- a CDS encoding RluA family pseudouridine synthase — protein MTLNDGYAYQEQIGAGGAGQRLLTYLTQRYAHSTPDQWAQRLVAGEVTLDGQTATGTERLRAGQRLIWHRPPWPEEAVPLEFTVLYEDPHLLAVAKPSGLPTVPAGGFLNHTLLTVVRRRWSGASPLHRLGRATSGVVLFSLTAGAGAALARDWRGGRVHKVYRALACGVADPDTHDITTPIGPVAHPRLGTVHAASPQGKPSRSHARVLERREDRTLFEVEIETGRPHQIRIHLASIGHPLVGDPLYGVGGLPLTDLPGLPGDGGYLLHAHRLTFVHPGTQREMLVEATPPGELRRTERGPPER, from the coding sequence ATGACCCTCAACGACGGCTACGCCTACCAGGAGCAGATCGGCGCGGGCGGTGCAGGCCAGCGCCTCCTGACCTATCTGACTCAGCGCTATGCACATTCCACGCCCGACCAGTGGGCACAGCGGCTGGTCGCGGGCGAGGTTACCCTGGACGGCCAGACCGCCACCGGCACGGAGCGGCTGCGTGCCGGACAACGCCTGATCTGGCACCGCCCGCCGTGGCCCGAGGAGGCCGTGCCGCTGGAGTTCACGGTGCTGTACGAGGACCCCCACCTGCTCGCCGTTGCCAAACCCTCGGGCCTGCCCACTGTGCCCGCGGGCGGTTTTCTGAACCACACCCTGCTGACCGTGGTGCGCCGGCGCTGGTCCGGCGCCTCGCCGCTGCACCGGCTGGGCCGCGCCACCTCAGGGGTGGTGCTGTTCTCGCTCACGGCGGGGGCTGGAGCGGCCCTTGCGCGCGACTGGCGCGGGGGCCGCGTGCACAAGGTCTACCGCGCGCTGGCCTGCGGCGTGGCCGATCCCGATACCCACGACATCACCACACCCATTGGCCCCGTGGCCCATCCCCGGCTGGGCACCGTGCATGCTGCCAGTCCCCAGGGCAAGCCCTCGCGCTCGCACGCCCGGGTGCTGGAGCGCCGGGAAGACCGCACCCTGTTCGAGGTCGAGATCGAGACGGGCCGTCCCCACCAGATCCGCATTCACCTCGCGTCCATTGGGCATCCCCTGGTGGGCGATCCGCTGTACGGCGTGGGCGGCCTGCCCCTGACCGATCTGCCGGGCCTGCCGGGAGACGGCGGGTATCTGCTGCACGCGCACCGGCTGACCTTCGTTCATCCGGGCACCCAGCGGGAGATGCTCGTGGAAGCAACGCCCCCCGGAGAACTGCGCCGGACAGAGCGCGGCCCTCCAGAACGGTGA
- a CDS encoding ABC transporter ATP-binding protein, which translates to MTTAPPKSAAPTERTFALSKRLFAYNPGLFAFNLLMWGMVHASPALLVLAVSGVFARLDEAENLRTGGQTVTPAIAAAWVSVAWFAFVRASRFGIFYGAFRAWIELWYTLDALVRRNLLAYLLTARRSRRLPDTPAEAVSRFRDDVEDVAGYTEVWVDGAGFVVYSVVAIALMARVDPLITVLVCAPLLLMVAFVQKLSPTIRSYRRRMREATARVTDFVGETFGAVSAVKLAAREDGMVAHLKKLGETRRHAALRDVLLTELIRGVNTNMVNIAVGLVLLLGANKVRGGTLNVADFVLFIGLLPRLTGSMGFFGDAIARHRRTGVSYDRMTRLLQDAPDATIVEHHPAYLHAEPSPPPPAPPACPLEELRVSGLSAIHDSGLGVRDASFTVRRGEFVVVTGRIGSGKSTLLRALLGLIPAQSGTVEWNGEPVEDRATFLVPPRSAYTAQIPSLFSDPLRENVLSGSDEHRLGRAVRLAVLEPDLAQLPQGLDTPVGARGVKLSGGQMQRTAVARMLARDADLLVFDDVSSALDARTEAQLWDGLFTETDATCLVVSHRRAALTRADRILLMQGGQIVDEGTLEELLGRSEEMRALWAEQTVA; encoded by the coding sequence ATGACCACAGCCCCACCCAAATCCGCTGCCCCCACGGAACGCACCTTCGCCCTGTCCAAACGGCTGTTTGCCTACAACCCCGGTCTGTTCGCGTTTAACCTGCTGATGTGGGGAATGGTTCACGCCTCCCCCGCGCTGCTGGTGCTGGCGGTCAGCGGCGTGTTTGCGCGGCTGGACGAGGCCGAGAACCTGCGCACGGGCGGGCAGACCGTGACCCCCGCGATCGCCGCCGCGTGGGTGTCGGTGGCGTGGTTTGCGTTTGTGCGGGCAAGCCGGTTTGGGATCTTCTACGGGGCCTTCCGGGCCTGGATCGAGCTGTGGTACACCCTCGACGCGCTGGTGCGGCGCAACCTGCTCGCGTATCTGCTCACCGCACGCCGCTCCCGCCGCCTGCCCGACACGCCCGCCGAGGCAGTCAGCCGCTTCCGGGATGACGTGGAGGACGTGGCCGGCTACACCGAGGTCTGGGTGGACGGCGCGGGCTTCGTGGTGTACTCGGTGGTCGCCATCGCGCTGATGGCCCGCGTGGACCCCCTGATCACCGTGCTGGTGTGTGCCCCGCTGCTGCTGATGGTGGCGTTTGTCCAGAAACTGTCGCCCACCATCCGCTCGTACCGCCGCCGCATGCGCGAGGCCACCGCCCGCGTGACCGATTTTGTGGGCGAGACCTTCGGGGCCGTGAGCGCCGTGAAGCTGGCCGCCCGCGAGGACGGCATGGTCGCCCACCTGAAGAAGCTGGGCGAGACCCGCCGCCACGCCGCCCTGCGCGACGTGCTGCTCACCGAGCTGATCCGGGGCGTGAACACCAACATGGTGAACATCGCCGTGGGGCTGGTGCTGCTGCTCGGGGCCAACAAGGTGCGCGGGGGCACCCTGAACGTGGCCGACTTTGTGCTGTTCATCGGGCTGCTGCCGCGCCTGACCGGCAGCATGGGCTTTTTTGGCGACGCGATCGCACGCCACCGCCGCACTGGGGTCAGCTACGACCGCATGACCCGGCTGCTGCAGGACGCCCCGGACGCTACCATCGTGGAACACCACCCCGCCTACCTGCACGCCGAGCCGTCCCCTCCCCCGCCCGCTCCGCCCGCATGCCCCTTAGAGGAGCTGCGCGTGTCGGGCCTGAGCGCCATCCATGACAGTGGCCTGGGCGTGCGCGACGCCTCCTTCACGGTGCGCCGGGGCGAGTTCGTGGTGGTCACGGGCCGCATCGGCAGCGGCAAGAGCACGCTGCTGCGGGCGCTGCTGGGCCTGATTCCGGCGCAGTCGGGAACGGTGGAGTGGAACGGCGAGCCGGTCGAGGACCGGGCCACCTTCCTGGTGCCGCCGCGCAGCGCCTACACCGCGCAGATTCCCAGTCTGTTCAGCGACCCTCTGCGCGAGAACGTCCTCAGCGGCAGCGATGAACACCGCCTGGGCCGCGCGGTGCGGCTGGCGGTGCTGGAGCCGGACCTCGCGCAGCTGCCGCAGGGTCTGGACACGCCGGTCGGGGCGCGCGGCGTCAAGCTCTCGGGCGGGCAGATGCAGCGCACGGCGGTGGCCCGCATGCTCGCGCGCGACGCTGACCTGCTGGTCTTCGACGACGTATCCAGCGCCCTGGACGCCCGCACCGAGGCCCAGCTGTGGGACGGCCTGTTCACCGAGACCGACGCCACCTGTCTGGTCGTGAGCCACCGCCGCGCCGCCCTGACCCGCGCCGACCGCATCCTGCTGATGCAGGGCGGCCAGATCGTGGATGAGGGCACCCTGGAAGAACTGCTGGGCCGCAGCGAGGAGATGCGCGCGCTGTGGGCCGAGCAGACGGTCGCTTAA